In Gammaproteobacteria bacterium, one DNA window encodes the following:
- a CDS encoding amidohydrolase family protein codes for MNSYRPATAIADATSPAHATATVRVSVLAAATTLAALTTLLAAAAQPHPAAAQTTEQNDSSAAEARRTNSLPLIPTRTLDFTTDEGTWISLDLSPDGETIAFELLGDLYTLPVTGGDATRITSGQAYDMQPRYSPDGSMLVFVSDRDGSENIWIAGADGSGARQLTDTERESYMSPVWTPDGEYVIANKGTQLWLYHRDGGSGVQMTGHREDGEPAPPAHLGAAFDADPRYLWVNVRGEVAGGFETVSRQSLINSGEVLEFGPDHATGRSSARQVGPFQLALLDRETGRVHVRTHEHEGAFRPVPSRDGRWVVYATRWDALEALKLLDLETGGDSWLVTDVQRDDSQGGGMRDRDVYPNSAFTPDSRALITSYGGRIMRVEVPSGEASEIPFRARVQQDLGPLVKFDYPINDSTMTVSQIRGARPSPDGRRLAFAALDRLWITDLPDVEHPQTSQHPDIAGARRLTTATDVEHGPVWSPDGRHIAYVTWNDSTGGDIWRITPEGGEPERLTRASAFYDKLAYSGDGTRLLAARGSMMHRMRTLEDFGRHHRASEMEYIWLPADGGEATRITWVGASTTQQSRNTPHFGPDPERIYIWAGSEGLLSMRYDGTDVRTIVRVTAPSPGPGGSATPDEVVLAPDGRRAIVRANRNVFLITVPPVGGNPATVSVAGSTTVPTRRLTKVGGDFVGWRHDGGAAYYSIGRSFFEYDVTAADALIADSLTAARAEEVEDEPEEEPGARETDEEGAEAGDEEDSTPAYTAARYDINITLAKDKPRGALALTNARLITMRGEEVIQRGDILIEDNRITAVGGSGSVAIPDGAEVRDMSGKTILPGLVDIHAHTWVAWGVHRSQVSQFLAQLAYGVTTQRDPQTSTEDILAYSDLMEAGELIGPRLYSTGPGVFSADRISSLDEARDVLRRYADHFNTQTIKQYLAGDRKVRQWVIMAARELGLTPTTEGGSNFTMNLTLAQDGYAGLEHSLPISPFYRDVVELGAFSGMVYTPTLIVAYGGPSGRQLYLTSVSVDEAERLRYFTPHDELDKWKTTTWYRTDQYPHFQQAEQLKKWMDAGGQAGLGSHGEVQGLGTHWELWMMASGGMENHDALRMATLMSADAIGLAGDIGSIEPGKLADLQVLNSNPLDDLHNTTDIEYVMKNGRLYEAATLTEVWPRRRPLPTQWWWRVEPPGSAPPARLLP; via the coding sequence ATGAACTCCTATCGTCCCGCGACCGCAATCGCCGACGCGACCAGTCCCGCTCACGCGACCGCGACGGTGCGCGTAAGCGTACTCGCCGCCGCGACCACCCTGGCCGCTCTCACCACCCTGCTCGCCGCGGCCGCGCAGCCCCACCCCGCGGCCGCCCAGACCACCGAGCAGAACGACAGTTCCGCCGCGGAAGCGCGTCGCACCAACTCGCTGCCGCTCATTCCCACGCGCACCCTGGACTTCACCACCGACGAGGGTACGTGGATCTCGCTGGATCTGTCGCCGGACGGGGAGACGATCGCTTTCGAGCTGCTCGGCGACCTGTACACCCTCCCCGTCACGGGTGGCGACGCGACGCGCATTACCAGCGGACAGGCGTACGACATGCAGCCGCGCTACTCCCCGGACGGCTCGATGCTCGTCTTCGTGAGCGACCGCGACGGCTCGGAGAACATCTGGATCGCGGGCGCGGACGGGAGCGGGGCGCGCCAGCTCACCGACACCGAGCGCGAGAGCTACATGTCGCCGGTGTGGACGCCGGACGGCGAGTACGTGATCGCCAACAAGGGCACGCAGCTCTGGCTGTACCACCGGGACGGGGGCTCGGGCGTGCAGATGACCGGGCACCGGGAGGACGGGGAGCCCGCGCCGCCCGCCCACCTGGGCGCGGCCTTCGACGCCGACCCGCGCTACCTGTGGGTGAATGTTCGCGGCGAGGTCGCGGGCGGGTTCGAGACGGTGAGCCGGCAGAGCCTCATAAACTCCGGCGAGGTGCTCGAGTTCGGTCCCGACCACGCCACCGGGCGCAGTTCGGCGCGCCAGGTGGGGCCCTTCCAGCTCGCCCTGCTCGACCGCGAGACCGGGCGCGTGCATGTAAGAACACACGAGCACGAGGGCGCCTTCCGTCCGGTTCCGAGCCGCGACGGACGCTGGGTGGTGTACGCGACCCGCTGGGACGCGCTCGAGGCGCTGAAGCTGCTGGACCTGGAGACCGGCGGTGACAGCTGGCTGGTCACGGACGTGCAGCGCGACGACTCGCAGGGCGGCGGCATGCGAGATCGGGACGTCTATCCCAACTCGGCCTTCACCCCGGACTCGCGGGCACTCATCACCAGCTACGGCGGCCGGATCATGCGCGTGGAAGTGCCGTCCGGCGAGGCCAGCGAGATCCCCTTCCGGGCGCGCGTCCAGCAGGACCTCGGGCCGCTGGTCAAGTTCGACTACCCCATCAACGACTCCACCATGACGGTCTCACAAATCCGGGGGGCGCGTCCCTCGCCGGACGGCCGCCGACTGGCCTTCGCGGCGCTCGACCGCCTCTGGATCACCGATCTGCCCGACGTGGAGCACCCGCAGACCAGCCAACACCCCGACATCGCCGGGGCGCGCCGCCTCACCACCGCCACGGACGTCGAGCACGGCCCGGTGTGGTCGCCGGACGGCCGCCACATCGCCTACGTCACCTGGAACGACTCGACCGGCGGAGACATCTGGCGCATCACGCCGGAGGGAGGCGAGCCGGAACGCCTCACCCGCGCTTCCGCCTTCTACGACAAGCTGGCCTATTCCGGCGACGGCACCCGCCTGCTCGCCGCGCGCGGCTCGATGATGCACCGCATGCGCACCCTCGAGGACTTCGGGCGCCATCATCGCGCATCGGAGATGGAGTACATCTGGCTGCCCGCCGACGGCGGAGAGGCCACCCGCATCACGTGGGTGGGCGCGAGCACGACGCAGCAGAGCCGCAACACGCCCCATTTCGGCCCGGATCCGGAGCGGATCTACATCTGGGCGGGCTCCGAGGGGCTCCTCTCGATGCGCTACGACGGCACCGACGTGCGCACCATCGTCAGGGTCACCGCCCCCTCCCCCGGCCCCGGCGGAAGCGCCACCCCGGACGAGGTGGTGCTTGCCCCGGACGGTCGCCGAGCCATCGTGCGCGCCAACCGCAACGTCTTCCTCATCACCGTGCCACCCGTGGGCGGGAATCCGGCCACCGTGTCCGTGGCCGGCTCCACCACGGTGCCGACGCGTCGCCTCACAAAGGTGGGCGGCGATTTCGTGGGCTGGAGACACGACGGCGGCGCCGCCTACTACTCGATCGGGCGCTCCTTCTTCGAGTACGACGTCACCGCGGCGGATGCGCTGATCGCGGATTCACTGACCGCGGCACGCGCGGAGGAAGTGGAAGATGAGCCCGAGGAGGAACCCGGAGCCCGGGAGACGGATGAGGAAGGGGCGGAAGCCGGGGACGAGGAAGACTCCACCCCCGCCTACACCGCCGCCCGCTACGACATCAACATCACCCTCGCAAAGGACAAACCGCGTGGGGCCCTGGCCCTCACCAACGCCCGCCTTATCACCATGCGCGGCGAGGAGGTGATCCAGCGGGGCGACATCCTCATCGAGGACAACCGCATCACCGCCGTGGGCGGTTCCGGCAGCGTCGCCATCCCCGACGGCGCCGAGGTCCGCGACATGTCCGGCAAGACCATTCTTCCGGGACTCGTCGACATCCACGCCCACACCTGGGTGGCCTGGGGCGTGCATCGGAGCCAGGTGTCGCAGTTCCTCGCGCAACTCGCGTACGGGGTCACCACCCAGCGCGACCCGCAGACCTCGACCGAGGACATCCTTGCCTACAGCGATCTCATGGAAGCCGGGGAACTCATCGGCCCGCGTCTCTACTCGACCGGCCCGGGCGTCTTCAGCGCGGACCGTATCTCGAGCCTCGACGAAGCCCGCGACGTGCTGCGGCGCTACGCCGATCACTTCAACACGCAGACGATCAAGCAGTACCTGGCCGGTGACCGCAAGGTGCGTCAGTGGGTCATCATGGCCGCGCGCGAACTCGGCCTCACGCCCACCACCGAGGGCGGCTCGAACTTCACCATGAACCTGACGCTCGCCCAGGACGGCTATGCCGGCCTCGAGCACTCGCTCCCCATCAGCCCCTTCTACCGGGACGTGGTCGAACTGGGTGCCTTCAGCGGGATGGTCTACACGCCGACCCTGATCGTGGCCTACGGCGGGCCGTCGGGTCGGCAGCTCTACCTTACCAGCGTGAGCGTCGACGAGGCCGAGCGGCTCCGCTACTTCACACCGCACGACGAACTCGACAAGTGGAAAACCACCACCTGGTATCGCACCGACCAGTACCCTCACTTCCAGCAGGCGGAGCAGCTGAAGAAGTGGATGGACGCGGGCGGGCAGGCCGGACTGGGCTCGCACGGCGAGGTGCAGGGCCTCGGCACCCACTGGGAGCTCTGGATGATGGCGTCCGGGGGCATGGAGAATCACGACGCGCTGCGCATGGCCACGCTCATGAGCGCGGACGCGATCGGGCTCGCGGGCGACATCGGCTCCATCGAGCCCGGCAAGCTCGCCGATCTGCAGGTGCTGAACTCCAACCCCCTTGACGACCTGCACAACACGACCGACATAGAGTACGTGATGAAGAACGGCCGTCTCTACGAGGCCGCCACCCTTACCGAGGTGTGGCCGCGCCGGCGCCCCCTGCCCACCCAATGGTGGTGGCGAGTGGAGCCGCCGGGTAGCGCACCGCCGGCGAGGCTGCTGCCTTAG
- a CDS encoding SelT/SelW/SelH family (seleno)protein, translating into MRVSIEYCTAUNYKPKAVSLAATLRKRFHGVDIEMIPSGGGRFEVIADGRLVYSKAASGRHPTHEEVVSAIEEA; encoded by the coding sequence ATGCGCGTATCCATCGAATACTGCACCGCTTGAAACTACAAGCCCAAAGCCGTCAGTTTGGCGGCCACTCTCAGGAAGCGATTCCACGGCGTCGACATCGAGATGATCCCGTCCGGCGGCGGCCGGTTCGAGGTCATCGCCGACGGCCGACTGGTGTACTCGAAGGCCGCCAGCGGCCGCCACCCGACCCACGAGGAGGTCGTATCGGCGATCGAAGAAGCGTAA
- a CDS encoding serine hydrolase, translated as MREQPEMILSSPRRSVLRAAFTLRAIAVSLPFVAVTVSVLLFAGDLSAQTALSVCRTLSGSLSEGDTARYTFEAGEDYFVLGEVDQVSADIDVRVLGSDGETPWGNSSGPGRGAERFAVRPPEAGAYTVELTPAEGESGDYTITLLRLEPLETDPEKLTDQLMSRYEGEESPGAAVQVWRDGETLFSRAYGMANLGYGIPFATNTRTNIGSTSKQFTAFAIMLQAERGLLSLDDDIRKHIPELPEFDHTVTVRHLITHTSGLREFLNLTRMTGRRLDRGDWIDRSEIIDIVQRQPALQNEPGAEWNYNNTAFGLAAVIVERTSGQDFPTFMRNNVFEPLGMTRTLVRPSPIHIVPEMSEGYTPGPDGFLQIGDLGGAAGAGGMYSTLDDLQTWVENYANPRIGSAEIFEEMMTSYVLSGGEETGYGYGLSVDEQRGLRRVSHGGADVAHRSMLAWYPEINAGITTQSNHAGFNSAVAYELAEAFFADAMKPEDAVAEEAGEDAFDPADYDPEDFDDLAGRYALDETPAFILTFTREDDTFYAEPTGQPRLAMVPTSDTTFAIERVSATIVFHRSEDGSVSRMTLDQNGLHPGTRVPGAEEAGDPEALADFEGRYFSEEIETFFEIVLEDAELVMKQRRLDDATLEPGQPDTFSGGGFTFRFERDRNGQVIGFYLSNGRTRDVRFGRVR; from the coding sequence ATGCGTGAACAGCCCGAAATGATCCTGAGCTCCCCCCGCCGCAGTGTCCTGCGCGCCGCCTTCACCCTTCGCGCCATCGCGGTTTCGCTACCGTTCGTGGCGGTCACGGTCAGCGTGCTGCTCTTCGCGGGCGACCTCTCCGCCCAAACCGCCCTCTCCGTCTGCCGCACCCTGTCCGGCTCCCTCTCCGAGGGCGACACCGCGCGCTACACCTTCGAGGCCGGGGAAGACTACTTCGTGCTCGGCGAGGTCGATCAGGTTTCCGCGGACATCGACGTGCGGGTGCTCGGATCGGACGGAGAGACGCCCTGGGGGAACTCTTCCGGACCGGGCCGCGGCGCAGAGCGCTTCGCGGTGCGTCCGCCGGAAGCCGGCGCGTACACGGTCGAGCTGACCCCCGCGGAGGGCGAATCGGGTGACTACACCATCACCCTGCTTCGCCTCGAGCCGCTCGAAACCGACCCGGAGAAGCTCACCGACCAACTCATGTCCCGATACGAGGGCGAGGAATCCCCCGGGGCGGCCGTTCAGGTCTGGCGCGACGGCGAGACGCTCTTCTCCAGGGCCTACGGCATGGCCAACCTCGGCTACGGCATCCCGTTCGCCACCAACACGCGCACCAACATCGGCTCGACCTCCAAGCAGTTCACCGCCTTCGCCATCATGCTGCAGGCCGAGCGCGGACTGCTCTCGCTGGACGACGACATCCGCAAGCACATCCCGGAGCTGCCCGAGTTCGACCACACCGTCACCGTACGCCATCTCATCACGCATACCTCCGGGCTGCGCGAGTTCCTGAACCTGACGCGCATGACCGGGCGGCGCCTCGACCGAGGCGACTGGATCGACCGATCCGAGATCATCGACATCGTCCAGCGCCAGCCCGCGCTCCAGAACGAGCCCGGCGCCGAGTGGAACTACAACAACACCGCCTTCGGGCTGGCCGCGGTCATCGTCGAGCGCACCTCGGGCCAGGACTTCCCCACGTTCATGCGCAACAACGTCTTCGAGCCGCTGGGGATGACCCGCACCCTGGTCCGTCCATCACCCATTCACATCGTCCCGGAGATGTCGGAGGGCTACACGCCCGGGCCCGACGGCTTCCTGCAGATCGGCGACCTGGGTGGCGCGGCGGGAGCCGGCGGCATGTACTCCACGCTGGACGATCTGCAGACCTGGGTGGAGAACTACGCGAATCCGCGGATCGGCAGCGCGGAGATCTTCGAGGAAATGATGACGTCCTACGTCCTTTCCGGCGGCGAGGAAACCGGCTACGGCTACGGCCTCTCCGTCGACGAGCAGCGCGGCCTCAGGCGGGTGTCGCACGGAGGCGCCGACGTAGCGCACCGCTCGATGCTGGCCTGGTACCCGGAGATCAACGCCGGCATCACCACCCAGAGCAACCATGCGGGCTTCAACAGCGCGGTCGCGTACGAGCTGGCCGAAGCGTTCTTCGCGGACGCGATGAAGCCGGAGGATGCCGTGGCGGAGGAAGCGGGTGAGGACGCCTTCGATCCCGCCGACTACGACCCCGAGGATTTCGACGACCTCGCCGGCCGCTACGCGCTCGACGAGACGCCCGCCTTCATCCTCACCTTCACCCGCGAAGACGACACCTTCTACGCGGAACCCACCGGACAGCCCCGGCTCGCGATGGTGCCGACCTCCGACACCACGTTCGCCATCGAGCGCGTGTCCGCGACCATCGTCTTCCACCGAAGCGAAGACGGCAGCGTGAGCCGCATGACGCTGGACCAGAACGGTCTCCATCCCGGGACGCGCGTGCCCGGCGCGGAGGAGGCCGGCGATCCCGAGGCGCTGGCCGACTTCGAGGGCCGCTACTTCAGCGAGGAGATCGAGACGTTCTTCGAGATCGTTCTGGAGGACGCCGAACTGGTCATGAAGCAGCGCCGGCTGGACGACGCGACGCTCGAGCCGGGCCAGCCGGACACGTTCTCCGGCGGCGGCTTCACCTTCCGCTTCGAGCGCGACCGCAACGGCCAGGTGATCGGGTTCTACCTGTCGAACGGGAGGACACGCGACGTGCGCTTCGGGCGGGTGCGGTGA
- a CDS encoding DUF3667 domain-containing protein, producing MTGICPNCGSGRPDRFCSHYGQNDRDYMRGLWSVAYEFFREMFELDSRLFRTLKSLLFKPGHLSSEFSRNRRAAYMSPVRLYLFISFVFFLVLSISAGGWLRNLDLSDADVQMGGDDDPVAADSALAVTDSVLAVVDSALADRGLPAGLGLGALVDSVLADSTLTADTRADSAVGQAIDPVQLEVLKARLLPEHARKVDDIMGRPGDPAAKQVVRGLAGSADPDESASGVPGWLIRYGRGLLIDLFHDPRAFLQEAIGNLPIAMFFLLPVFAMILGVCYLRRKRFFVEHLVFGMHIHTFVFLMLAAALLVPGEGAGNWVQLFLVVVSPLYVLIAMRRFYGEGWGRTLVKGFVVWNLYSFVLFPGLALALFIRT from the coding sequence TTGACGGGAATCTGCCCCAACTGCGGGTCCGGCCGGCCGGACCGCTTCTGTAGCCACTACGGCCAGAACGACCGCGACTACATGCGCGGCCTCTGGTCGGTGGCGTACGAGTTCTTCCGCGAGATGTTCGAGCTGGATTCGAGGCTCTTCCGCACCCTCAAGTCCCTGCTCTTCAAGCCCGGACACCTTTCGAGCGAGTTCTCGCGCAACCGCCGAGCCGCCTACATGTCGCCGGTCCGGCTCTACCTCTTCATCAGCTTCGTGTTCTTCCTGGTGCTGTCGATTTCAGCGGGGGGATGGCTGCGGAATCTGGATCTCTCGGATGCGGATGTGCAGATGGGCGGTGACGACGATCCCGTGGCAGCGGACAGCGCCCTCGCGGTGACGGACAGCGTGCTGGCCGTGGTGGACAGCGCGCTCGCCGATCGCGGGCTTCCGGCCGGACTCGGGTTGGGTGCGCTTGTGGACAGCGTGCTTGCGGATAGCACGCTGACGGCGGACACACGAGCCGACAGTGCGGTTGGCCAGGCGATCGATCCCGTCCAGCTCGAGGTCCTCAAGGCCCGCCTGCTGCCCGAACACGCGCGCAAGGTCGATGACATCATGGGCCGACCCGGCGATCCGGCCGCGAAGCAAGTGGTCCGCGGCCTCGCCGGATCGGCGGATCCGGACGAGAGCGCCAGCGGCGTGCCCGGATGGCTCATCCGCTACGGGCGGGGCCTCCTGATCGACCTCTTTCACGACCCCCGGGCCTTCCTGCAGGAGGCCATCGGCAACCTGCCCATCGCGATGTTCTTTCTGCTCCCGGTGTTCGCCATGATCCTCGGGGTCTGCTACTTGCGCAGGAAGAGGTTCTTCGTCGAGCACCTGGTGTTCGGCATGCACATCCACACCTTCGTGTTTCTGATGCTGGCCGCCGCGCTGCTCGTGCCCGGCGAAGGGGCCGGCAACTGGGTGCAGCTTTTCCTTGTCGTCGTTTCCCCGCTCTATGTCCTGATCGCCATGCGCAGGTTCTACGGCGAGGGATGGGGCCGGACGCTGGTCAAGGGGTTCGTGGTGTGGAACCTGTACTCGTTCGTGCTCTTCCCGGGCCTCGCGCTGGCGCTCTTCATCAGAACCTGA
- a CDS encoding SDR family NAD(P)-dependent oxidoreductase, translated as MELNNAVALITGGSEGIGRAIAEALIAEGAIVTITGRRKDFLQLTAEETGADWIAGDVSVEADAVHTVSEVIRKHGHLDILVNNAGFGLFKPLVDMTLEELERVYRTNVFGAFLMAREAARHFIDRGSGELINIASTSGLRGSGGRTAYASSKFALRGMTECWRDELRRHDIRVTLVNPSEVMTNFAAKAGVERERSDKKLTPREIASAVVGALKVDSRGFVPELAVFATNPF; from the coding sequence ATGGAACTCAACAATGCCGTCGCGCTGATCACCGGCGGGTCCGAGGGGATCGGCCGTGCCATCGCCGAGGCGCTGATCGCGGAGGGCGCGATCGTTACCATTACCGGCCGCCGGAAGGACTTCCTGCAACTGACCGCCGAGGAAACCGGGGCGGACTGGATCGCGGGCGACGTGAGCGTCGAGGCGGACGCCGTGCACACCGTGAGCGAGGTGATCAGGAAGCACGGCCACCTCGACATCCTCGTCAACAACGCCGGCTTCGGCCTCTTCAAGCCGCTGGTGGACATGACCCTCGAGGAGCTCGAGAGGGTCTATCGCACCAACGTCTTCGGGGCCTTCCTGATGGCGCGCGAGGCCGCCCGTCACTTCATCGATCGGGGAAGCGGCGAGCTGATCAACATCGCGTCGACGTCGGGGCTCCGGGGGAGCGGCGGACGCACCGCCTACGCCTCGTCCAAGTTCGCGCTGCGCGGCATGACCGAGTGCTGGCGCGATGAACTCCGCCGCCACGACATCCGGGTCACGCTCGTCAATCCGAGCGAGGTCATGACCAACTTCGCCGCCAAGGCGGGCGTCGAGCGCGAGCGCTCCGACAAGAAGCTCACGCCCAGGGAGATCGCCAGCGCGGTGGTGGGCGCGCTCAAGGTGGATTCCCGCGGCTTCGTGCCCGAACTGGCGGTGTTCGCGACGAATCCGTTCTGA
- a CDS encoding N-acetylmuramoyl-L-alanine amidase: MKKIGLVGVGMFALIVLTRMFFGGEAAAAGAAAADRVEPTHEVTAPTPETEAAAPAGAAPNGPAASNAPAAIPPTAAVSTSPIVQEAQEVPPQEAPRRWRRWRNYNRYPGPIPTPEEWRAPDGPVRIALQVGHWRTDEAPRELSGLRRNGANWNGLAEWEVNLEIARHAGAMLEELGYMVDILPAVVPPDYRAHLFIAIHADASNDPGTTGYRVAAPSRDATGRASDFVDLLNRKYGEVTGIRRLPTVTRRMRNYYAFNFRRYEHALHPMTIAVIIETGFLTSAADREVIVSQPDLVARGIVEGVIEFPITPPPGRAAGSP; the protein is encoded by the coding sequence GTGAAGAAGATCGGGTTGGTGGGTGTCGGGATGTTCGCGCTGATCGTGTTGACGAGAATGTTCTTCGGGGGCGAGGCCGCGGCTGCGGGAGCGGCTGCTGCGGACCGGGTCGAGCCGACCCACGAGGTCACCGCGCCAACCCCGGAGACGGAGGCTGCGGCCCCGGCCGGCGCGGCTCCGAACGGGCCGGCGGCCAGCAACGCACCCGCGGCCATCCCGCCGACCGCCGCGGTCTCGACGTCCCCGATCGTGCAGGAAGCCCAAGAGGTCCCGCCCCAGGAAGCTCCCCGCCGCTGGCGCCGCTGGCGGAACTACAACCGCTATCCCGGCCCCATTCCCACCCCGGAGGAGTGGCGCGCCCCCGACGGCCCGGTGCGGATCGCCCTGCAGGTCGGTCACTGGCGAACCGATGAGGCTCCCCGCGAGCTGTCGGGACTGCGGCGCAACGGGGCCAACTGGAACGGGCTGGCCGAGTGGGAGGTCAACCTCGAGATCGCGCGCCACGCCGGCGCCATGCTGGAAGAACTGGGCTACATGGTCGACATCCTTCCCGCCGTGGTGCCCCCCGACTATCGCGCCCACCTCTTCATCGCCATCCATGCCGACGCGAGCAACGACCCCGGCACGACCGGCTACCGGGTGGCGGCCCCAAGCCGCGACGCCACCGGCCGCGCCTCCGACTTCGTCGACCTGCTCAACCGGAAATACGGCGAGGTGACCGGCATCAGGCGCCTCCCGACCGTGACCCGGCGCATGCGCAACTACTACGCCTTCAACTTCCGCCGCTACGAACACGCCCTGCATCCCATGACCATCGCGGTGATCATCGAAACCGGCTTCCTCACCAGTGCCGCCGACCGCGAAGTCATCGTGTCACAGCCCGACCTGGTCGCACGCGGGATCGTCGAGGGCGTCATTGAGTTCCCCATCACGCCCCCGCCCGGACGGGCCGCGGGGTCGCCCTGA
- the egtD gene encoding L-histidine N(alpha)-methyltransferase, whose amino-acid sequence MRERREELDELARGLARTPKTVSSRYFYDERGSALFEAITRLPEYYLTRAERRILTRIAPALVEEVQPRALVEFGAGSARKTRILLSAMTEGGRAAVYIPVDVSEDFLFDTARGLRDEYPTLKVCPEVADMTRGLRPAVRPPAPCIYALLGSTIGNFTHEEAVRMIAGLSSGMRDGDVFLLGADLQPGPGKSLESLEAAYNDAAGVTVEFNRNLLRVLNARFGTDFDPSRFRHRAWYDAGNTRIEMHLEALSAHAVALPGGPVICFREGETLRTEISCKYDRAAVSSLLRQAGLEMVRWWTDEGCRFALALGAVTSGGGSP is encoded by the coding sequence GTGCGCGAGCGACGCGAAGAGCTAGACGAGCTGGCGCGCGGTCTGGCGCGCACGCCGAAGACCGTCTCGTCGCGCTACTTCTACGACGAGCGCGGCTCGGCGCTCTTCGAGGCCATCACCCGGCTTCCCGAGTACTATCTCACCCGCGCCGAACGGCGGATTCTGACGCGCATCGCGCCAGCACTCGTCGAGGAGGTGCAACCGCGCGCGCTGGTCGAGTTCGGAGCCGGGAGCGCGCGCAAGACCCGGATCCTGCTCAGCGCGATGACAGAGGGGGGAAGGGCCGCCGTCTACATTCCGGTCGATGTCAGCGAGGATTTCCTGTTCGACACGGCGCGCGGGCTCCGCGACGAATACCCCACGCTGAAGGTGTGCCCGGAGGTGGCGGACATGACGCGTGGCCTCCGGCCTGCGGTTCGGCCGCCGGCGCCCTGCATCTACGCGCTTCTGGGAAGCACGATCGGCAACTTCACCCATGAGGAGGCGGTGCGCATGATCGCCGGGTTGAGTTCGGGGATGCGCGACGGGGACGTGTTCCTGCTGGGCGCGGATCTCCAGCCGGGCCCCGGCAAGTCGCTCGAGTCGCTCGAGGCGGCGTACAACGACGCCGCGGGAGTGACCGTGGAGTTCAACCGCAATCTGCTGCGGGTGCTCAACGCCCGTTTCGGCACCGATTTCGACCCTTCGCGCTTTCGCCACCGCGCCTGGTATGATGCCGGCAATACGCGCATCGAGATGCACTTGGAGGCCCTCTCGGCGCATGCGGTGGCCTTGCCCGGCGGTCCGGTGATATGCTTTCGGGAAGGTGAGACGCTGCGCACCGAGATCAGTTGCAAGTACGACCGGGCGGCGGTCAGTTCGCTGCTGCGGCAGGCGGGTCTCGAGATGGTGCGCTGGTGGACGGACGAAGGGTGTCGATTCGCGCTGGCGCTGGGCGCCGTGACCTCGGGAGGAGGCTCTCCGTGA